AAACCACATGGTGCTTTAAACAATATGGCATGTGAAGATATTGATTTGGCTACAACTTTAGCAAAAGTGATTAAAAGTATAAATCCGCAGTTGATTTATTTAGTACCTACAGGCTCTAAAATGGAGCAAGCTGCTAAAAAGCTAGATATGAATATTGCCTGTGAAATATTTGCTGACAGAAATTACGAGGATGATGGAAATCTAGTATCAAGAAAAAAACCTCACGCCTTAATTACTGACCCAGAACAAGCAAAAAAACATGTATTAAAAATGGTCCAAACTCAGTCACTTAATTGTCACAGTGGAAAACAAATACCTTGTGAAATCGACTCTGTGTGCATACATGGAGATAATCTAAGTTCATTAGAAACTGCTAAATCAATTAAAAAAAATTTACTAGATAATGGACTTACACTTAAAACATTAAATAAAATGAAAAAATTTATATGATAAAAAAACTTTTAATTACTTTATTA
The DNA window shown above is from Candidatus Pelagibacter sp. RS39 and carries:
- a CDS encoding 5-oxoprolinase subunit PxpA — its product is MEININCDLGEKSKHHSNKHDPELLKIVNSANIACGYHAGDEETMNNVVEISKKNGVSIGAHPSFNDPENFGRQRMNLSSSEIEKLIIDQYEILQTISSKHGEKVTHIKPHGALNNMACEDIDLATTLAKVIKSINPQLIYLVPTGSKMEQAAKKLDMNIACEIFADRNYEDDGNLVSRKKPHALITDPEQAKKHVLKMVQTQSLNCHSGKQIPCEIDSVCIHGDNLSSLETAKSIKKNLLDNGLTLKTLNKMKKFI